A single Saccharolobus shibatae B12 DNA region contains:
- a CDS encoding class I SAM-dependent methyltransferase family protein: protein MKTERLNAYFPGVRSYYIIGEIAIVTPKRVNVDYNLVAQKIMQAHPKIKAVYLKKKVKGELRTNELEFLSGERISSTIYKENGVLFYVDIVTVYVNPSLSGDRLKNVELVEEGSTILDAFTGYGAIALNIAHKKKAYVVAGDVNIDGLYLLKKSLSLNKIKGMIDIVQYDAHYLPFRDKVFKLSFGDNPTLIIDFKEELCRVSENVVFYILCESKDKANSSLGKTEWVKINDYSKNLFIFKGVVRC from the coding sequence ATGAAGACTGAAAGGCTTAACGCGTATTTCCCTGGCGTGAGAAGTTATTACATTATAGGCGAGATAGCTATAGTAACTCCTAAACGAGTTAACGTTGATTACAATTTAGTTGCTCAGAAGATTATGCAAGCTCATCCTAAGATAAAGGCCGTATATCTCAAAAAGAAGGTAAAAGGTGAATTAAGAACAAATGAATTAGAATTTCTATCTGGAGAAAGAATATCCAGCACAATCTACAAGGAGAATGGAGTATTATTTTACGTAGATATAGTCACGGTTTATGTTAATCCTTCTCTTTCTGGGGATAGACTAAAAAATGTGGAACTTGTTGAAGAAGGAAGTACCATATTAGATGCTTTTACTGGTTATGGTGCTATTGCACTAAATATAGCTCATAAAAAAAAGGCTTATGTTGTTGCTGGGGATGTTAATATCGATGGATTGTATCTGCTCAAGAAGTCTTTAAGTCTGAATAAGATAAAAGGTATGATAGATATCGTTCAATATGATGCGCATTATCTGCCATTTAGGGATAAGGTCTTTAAGTTATCTTTTGGAGATAATCCTACTTTGATAATTGATTTCAAAGAAGAGTTGTGCAGAGTTTCTGAAAATGTCGTATTTTACATTTTGTGCGAATCCAAAGATAAGGCAAATTCAAGTTTAGGTAAAACTGAGTGGGTTAAGATCAACGACTATTCTAAGAATCTCTTTATCTTCAAGGGGGTTGTCAGATGCTAA
- a CDS encoding menaquinone biosynthesis family protein — MVTIRVGALADSGDLYPFIPLMEGKVKPEGFNLEFEVIPTVQDINEAVLKKEVDVSVPSAAMYPFIQDDYYILSNAVATAVDGITGMPILAIKEMSEEEIKRSRLIVHGPNTTAFTLYRLLMGKYGKLVIIRRVLDEIKALGKEGDVLVAVHEIKMMYALKKLGINVVRIGSMWDMWKAISNNTPMPMGMVVISKEVGKDLAIKFKETYERSKKYAEKHLDEVIPRDVQIMRESQKAELDEEIVRKTIWADIQEYNVPVDEVRRGLEFFFKISEERGILPRVKSIDLL, encoded by the coding sequence ATGGTAACAATAAGAGTCGGTGCACTTGCAGATTCTGGAGACCTTTATCCTTTTATCCCATTAATGGAGGGCAAAGTTAAACCAGAAGGGTTCAATTTAGAGTTTGAAGTAATACCTACTGTTCAAGACATTAATGAAGCGGTATTAAAGAAAGAGGTGGATGTTTCAGTTCCATCTGCTGCAATGTATCCATTCATACAAGATGACTACTACATTCTAAGTAATGCTGTAGCAACTGCAGTAGATGGTATAACTGGTATGCCAATTTTAGCAATAAAGGAAATGAGTGAGGAGGAAATAAAGAGAAGTAGATTAATAGTTCATGGACCAAACACCACCGCTTTCACATTATATAGGCTACTTATGGGAAAATATGGAAAATTAGTCATAATTAGAAGAGTATTGGATGAAATAAAAGCCTTGGGAAAGGAGGGAGATGTGTTAGTAGCAGTTCATGAAATAAAGATGATGTACGCTCTGAAGAAGTTGGGAATTAACGTAGTTAGAATAGGTAGTATGTGGGACATGTGGAAAGCAATTTCAAATAATACACCAATGCCTATGGGTATGGTAGTGATTTCTAAAGAGGTTGGGAAGGATTTGGCGATTAAATTCAAAGAGACTTACGAGAGAAGTAAGAAATATGCAGAAAAACACTTAGATGAAGTAATACCAAGAGATGTTCAAATAATGAGGGAATCACAAAAGGCAGAACTTGATGAAGAGATAGTAAGAAAGACAATTTGGGCTGATATACAAGAGTATAATGTTCCAGTCGATGAGGTAAGAAGAGGACTAGAGTTCTTCTTTAAGATAAGTGAGGAGAGAGGAATATTACCCAGAGTAAAGAGCATTGACTTGCTCTAA
- a CDS encoding DUF84 family protein, translating to MVTIALGSKNPVKINATREALDVLKLNWDLIAIEVDSGVDKQPFCDQTYVGARNRALNVIRATNADIGLGIEGGVCNVYGKFIANAVVYVITKDGVENFAISSSFTLPSSMVSLILQGKELGEASDIIFKTNNSKTREGAVGLLTNNAISRKTLYVQPIILALYPIYQNSG from the coding sequence ATGGTAACAATTGCTTTAGGTAGTAAAAATCCTGTAAAAATCAATGCTACTAGGGAGGCACTAGATGTTTTAAAGCTTAATTGGGATTTGATCGCAATTGAAGTTGATAGTGGTGTGGATAAACAACCTTTTTGCGATCAGACGTATGTGGGTGCTAGAAATAGGGCACTGAATGTGATAAGGGCTACGAATGCAGATATAGGGTTAGGGATAGAGGGAGGAGTTTGCAACGTCTATGGCAAATTTATAGCAAACGCCGTTGTATATGTTATTACTAAAGATGGTGTAGAGAATTTTGCTATTTCTTCATCTTTTACCTTACCTAGTTCTATGGTTTCTTTAATACTTCAAGGAAAGGAACTTGGTGAAGCATCAGACATTATTTTTAAAACTAACAATAGCAAGACTAGAGAAGGTGCTGTGGGATTATTAACTAATAATGCAATTAGTAGAAAAACGCTCTATGTTCAACCTATCATTCTTGCACTATATCCAATTTACCAAAATAGTGGTTAA
- a CDS encoding cation transporter produces MISVKVLRRVSTIFLFSSIFLIPIFLLEFIVGILFKSYILIADSYHTLIDFLISLLFYFTLVKINTRSRRFPWGLYNLESLVILAASIFIVYLSVNLILSMFDSSTTFSISPWYSIILFVSSIYSLTLYFIQRRYAEIQIVKNDMVHSFLDTIAEVVSGITLIVQNTVLIDVVTLSIITFTLSDVVREIKDSVLSILGASIDSPMKFQLINELRSKNIPILNLYLKRCGSFYAVYAYIGLSKDISLEKAYKIKRKTKRIIKKYDNIACVDVILVPLTEIKKKKILEQVNALYSG; encoded by the coding sequence TTGATTTCAGTTAAAGTCCTAAGAAGAGTCTCTACCATTTTCCTTTTCAGTAGCATTTTTCTCATTCCAATATTTCTGCTTGAGTTTATCGTTGGAATACTATTTAAATCGTATATACTAATAGCAGACTCTTATCACACGCTAATAGATTTTTTAATATCACTTCTTTTTTATTTTACTTTAGTTAAAATAAATACTAGATCTAGAAGATTTCCTTGGGGACTCTATAATCTCGAAAGTCTTGTAATTTTGGCTGCATCCATATTTATTGTTTATTTATCAGTAAATTTAATACTTAGCATGTTTGATAGTTCTACAACTTTTTCAATTTCACCCTGGTATTCGATTATATTATTCGTAAGTAGCATTTACTCACTCACGTTATATTTCATACAGAGGAGATATGCTGAGATACAAATAGTTAAAAACGACATGGTTCACTCCTTTTTGGATACTATAGCTGAAGTGGTTTCTGGCATAACGTTAATCGTACAAAATACGGTTTTAATAGATGTAGTAACATTATCAATTATTACATTTACCTTAAGCGATGTGGTTAGAGAGATTAAAGATTCAGTCCTATCCATACTTGGTGCTTCAATAGATTCTCCAATGAAGTTTCAGTTGATTAATGAACTTAGGTCAAAGAATATACCTATACTAAACTTGTATTTAAAGAGATGCGGATCTTTCTATGCAGTATATGCTTATATAGGTTTGTCTAAAGATATAAGCCTTGAAAAAGCATATAAAATTAAGAGGAAAACTAAGAGAATAATCAAGAAATATGATAATATAGCTTGTGTTGATGTAATACTTGTTCCTTTAACCGAAATTAAGAAAAAGAAAATATTAGAGCAAGTCAATGCTCTTTACTCTGGGTAA
- a CDS encoding ribonuclease P protein component 4: MRIKNKIKKRIIELIELAYITARKGDLELAREYIKLAEMYSRKGRVKIPLKYKRMFCRKCYTPLITGVTERRRIRSKILIRTCLICNWQRRYVLSRNKGSNKEN; this comes from the coding sequence GTGAGAATAAAAAACAAGATTAAGAAGAGAATTATTGAGCTTATTGAGCTGGCTTACATTACTGCAAGGAAGGGAGATTTGGAGTTAGCAAGAGAATATATAAAGTTAGCCGAAATGTATTCGAGAAAAGGTAGAGTTAAAATTCCTTTAAAGTACAAACGCATGTTTTGTAGAAAATGTTATACACCCCTTATTACTGGTGTGACCGAGAGAAGGAGAATTAGGTCAAAGATTTTAATTAGAACATGTCTTATTTGTAATTGGCAAAGGAGATATGTACTCTCAAGAAATAAAGGATCTAATAAAGAAAACTAG
- a CDS encoding NAD(P)/FAD-dependent oxidoreductase — MNEYDMVIIGGGPVGLFGTFYAGLRDMKALLIDAQDELGGQLVSLYPEKIVYDVGGFAGIQAYELAQRLIEQAKMFGPDIRVNEWADMIEKTSDNMWIVKTDKGSYKTKTIFVAAGIGKIVPSRLGAKGEIEYENKGVYYTVRRKKDFEGKRVLVVGGGDSAVDWALNLAPVAKSVTLIHRRDQFRAHERSVKELFRVANVYVWHELKEVKGDGNKVTQAIIFDNRTKEEKVLDVDSVIISIGYKGDLGNIPKWGVNMKGRDIVVNGKMETNLPGVYAGGDIVQLEGSPKLALIAVGFAHAAIAISVAKKYVEPSASLFAGHSSEMDKFKPK; from the coding sequence GTGAATGAGTACGATATGGTTATAATCGGTGGTGGTCCAGTAGGTCTATTTGGAACTTTTTATGCAGGATTAAGAGATATGAAAGCATTATTGATAGATGCTCAAGATGAGTTGGGAGGTCAATTAGTTTCATTATATCCGGAGAAAATTGTATATGATGTTGGTGGTTTCGCAGGAATTCAAGCTTATGAATTAGCTCAAAGACTCATTGAGCAAGCTAAAATGTTTGGTCCAGATATAAGAGTTAATGAATGGGCAGATATGATAGAAAAAACCAGTGATAACATGTGGATAGTTAAGACTGATAAAGGTTCATATAAAACTAAGACAATTTTTGTTGCAGCAGGTATAGGGAAAATAGTACCTTCAAGGTTGGGAGCTAAAGGAGAGATTGAATATGAGAATAAAGGGGTTTATTATACCGTAAGGAGAAAGAAAGACTTTGAGGGCAAGAGGGTATTAGTAGTAGGTGGTGGAGACTCCGCAGTGGATTGGGCATTAAATTTAGCCCCAGTAGCTAAGTCCGTGACATTAATACATAGAAGAGATCAGTTTAGAGCTCATGAGAGAAGTGTAAAGGAACTCTTTAGGGTCGCCAATGTCTACGTTTGGCACGAACTAAAAGAAGTTAAAGGGGATGGTAATAAGGTAACGCAAGCTATAATATTTGATAATAGGACAAAGGAGGAGAAAGTGCTGGATGTGGACAGTGTAATTATAAGTATAGGATACAAAGGTGATCTTGGTAACATTCCTAAATGGGGAGTAAACATGAAGGGAAGGGACATTGTTGTTAACGGTAAGATGGAAACTAATTTACCGGGTGTTTACGCTGGAGGAGACATTGTACAGCTAGAAGGTTCTCCCAAGTTAGCGCTAATAGCTGTGGGTTTTGCCCATGCCGCTATTGCTATAAGTGTAGCAAAGAAGTATGTGGAGCCTAGTGCCTCCTTATTTGCTGGTCATAGTTCGGAAATGGACAAATTTAAACCTAAGTAA
- the trxA gene encoding thioredoxin, with amino-acid sequence MNDELNDPELQKILSKKANQILNSLKEKDKELVKHLNSKNFDEFITKNKIAVVDFWAEWCAPCFILAPVIEELANDYPKIAFGKLNTEENQDIAMRYGIMSLPTVMFFKNGEPVDQILGAVPREEIEIRLRSLLE; translated from the coding sequence ATGAATGACGAACTAAATGACCCAGAATTACAAAAAATCCTCTCTAAAAAAGCAAATCAAATACTCAACAGCTTGAAGGAGAAAGATAAAGAGCTAGTAAAACATCTTAACTCAAAAAACTTTGATGAATTTATAACTAAAAACAAAATAGCAGTTGTTGACTTTTGGGCAGAATGGTGTGCGCCATGCTTTATATTGGCTCCAGTAATAGAAGAACTTGCCAATGATTATCCTAAAATAGCTTTTGGGAAATTAAATACTGAAGAGAACCAAGATATAGCAATGAGATATGGAATAATGAGCCTTCCAACTGTAATGTTCTTTAAGAATGGAGAACCCGTAGACCAAATACTAGGTGCCGTACCTAGAGAGGAAATAGAGATAAGACTAAGGTCTCTATTAGAGTGA
- a CDS encoding NAD(P)/FAD-dependent oxidoreductase, whose translation MTKLIIVGSGITGLITALKYSGDVIILERNKSIANNSKASLWSIIPPLCSNHREDCEKGMRFYEEICEKYGIYCKKTHILRVSSKKIGGKIVDRKEIRSFEPQLNIEEAEFFDNGLFVEGDELFNILGTEFNIESNSEVTDILVEDNEIKSLLTSKGEVKGEFYIFATGYLTPKLFSKLGIEVNLFKGHLIITKKTSLNGILIVNDRIAVEGKNLYLNGDSKQNSSISIDYDEISKTINEIGRVLKIDTTSLEIRVGFRSVSKDGEPIVKKIYSNAILITGYRFGFALAPVLAEKAIQMIKYGH comes from the coding sequence ATGACAAAACTTATAATTGTAGGTAGTGGGATAACGGGGTTAATTACTGCACTGAAATATAGTGGAGATGTGATAATTTTAGAAAGGAATAAAAGTATTGCAAATAATTCAAAAGCTAGTTTGTGGTCAATCATTCCACCTTTATGTAGCAACCATAGAGAAGATTGTGAAAAAGGTATGAGATTCTATGAAGAGATTTGCGAAAAATATGGTATCTATTGTAAAAAGACTCACATTCTTAGAGTTTCCAGTAAAAAAATAGGTGGTAAGATTGTTGATAGAAAGGAAATAAGAAGTTTTGAACCTCAACTGAATATTGAAGAAGCAGAATTTTTTGACAATGGTCTATTCGTAGAAGGTGACGAACTCTTTAACATACTTGGAACAGAGTTTAACATCGAATCGAACTCAGAGGTTACGGATATATTAGTTGAAGACAATGAAATAAAATCTCTCTTAACATCAAAGGGTGAGGTAAAGGGAGAGTTCTATATTTTTGCTACTGGCTACCTAACTCCTAAATTATTCTCGAAATTAGGAATAGAGGTAAATCTGTTTAAAGGACATTTAATTATTACCAAAAAAACTAGTTTAAATGGGATATTAATTGTGAATGATAGAATTGCAGTGGAGGGGAAGAACTTATACCTTAATGGCGACTCAAAGCAAAATTCCTCCATTTCAATAGATTATGATGAAATATCTAAGACCATTAATGAAATAGGTAGGGTGCTAAAGATAGACACTACAAGTTTAGAGATCAGAGTAGGATTTAGAAGCGTAAGTAAAGATGGGGAACCAATTGTAAAGAAGATTTACTCAAATGCAATACTAATAACTGGTTATAGGTTCGGCTTTGCATTAGCTCCGGTACTTGCTGAGAAAGCCATACAGATGATCAAATATGGACATTAA
- a CDS encoding MFS transporter, with the protein MKGIKIIVARVIYAIHWFYLAPLIPSLASKLSLSLQSVGLIPFSFFLGSGIMQVPSAYLSTKIGLRNTLLLGLIIMSISPLLVLFSSNFIELLIFYLTDGIGASMFFSTGGGILASLNRDSPGLALGIYNASFAVGGLIGLNWYTMFGNYLSFYVLSILTFLSLIINLNNPNLKPSWKIIRDNRIVILGISIAGIWGVYYVIGELYPTFAYYYLHLNLVDSSLFTSLLLISSVIGGSLTFLADRKFKKFNLLIISSLLGSVPSLLLYTKVYLLGIVITGIFNELAISVLYSIIASLQRDANATMGLAVVNSLNILIGMNFEPLASYSGYYMWIVVNIIGLVLFSLIMLVRQNISI; encoded by the coding sequence ATGAAAGGCATAAAAATCATAGTCGCCAGGGTTATTTACGCTATACATTGGTTTTATCTCGCACCTCTAATACCTTCTCTGGCAAGTAAACTCAGTTTATCATTACAGAGTGTTGGTTTAATTCCTTTTTCCTTCTTTTTGGGCTCTGGTATTATGCAAGTACCTTCTGCCTATCTTTCAACTAAAATAGGGTTGAGGAATACTTTACTCCTAGGTCTTATTATAATGAGCATATCACCATTATTAGTATTATTTTCCTCTAATTTTATTGAATTATTAATATTTTACCTAACAGATGGTATTGGTGCCTCAATGTTCTTTTCCACTGGAGGTGGGATTTTGGCTTCATTGAATAGGGACTCCCCTGGGCTAGCTTTAGGTATATATAATGCATCTTTTGCAGTTGGAGGTCTTATAGGTTTAAATTGGTATACCATGTTTGGGAACTATTTATCATTTTACGTCCTATCAATTTTGACATTTCTTTCACTTATTATTAATTTAAATAACCCAAACCTAAAACCAAGTTGGAAAATAATTAGGGATAATAGAATCGTAATTCTAGGGATTTCAATAGCTGGAATATGGGGAGTTTATTATGTTATAGGAGAATTATATCCGACGTTTGCATATTATTACTTGCATCTAAACTTAGTTGATTCAAGTTTGTTTACATCGCTCTTGCTTATTTCCTCAGTTATAGGCGGAAGTTTAACATTTTTAGCAGATAGAAAGTTCAAGAAGTTCAACCTCCTTATAATTTCCTCACTTCTAGGATCAGTTCCTTCTCTTCTTCTCTATACTAAGGTATATTTACTAGGTATAGTAATAACTGGTATTTTTAATGAACTAGCAATATCGGTGCTGTACTCGATAATAGCTAGTTTACAAAGAGACGCAAATGCAACCATGGGATTAGCCGTAGTTAATTCACTAAATATTTTAATTGGAATGAATTTTGAACCTCTAGCGTCATATTCAGGTTATTATATGTGGATTGTTGTTAATATCATCGGACTAGTACTTTTTTCACTTATAATGTTAGTTAGGCAGAATATCTCAATTTAA
- a CDS encoding 2,3-diphosphoglycerate-dependent phosphoglycerate mutase, with protein MTIIIFIRHGQSTSNVSKILSHDINTYPLTEEGITQAKDAGKELMKLKVEKIYTSPVLRAYQTALIIGETLGIFPIVDQRLRERSLGELNNTTFDPNDHWKLKVFKKQMEIKGLESWEDMTKRMKNFLESVINKDNNVIAAVSHSDPIRAIVTYILDMDDISGWGVRIPNASLTILRCENNIDSCKVLSIGSPLLTPQILSKLNINIKAF; from the coding sequence ATGACAATAATTATTTTCATTAGGCATGGGCAAAGTACCTCTAACGTTAGTAAGATACTTAGCCATGATATTAACACTTATCCTCTCACGGAAGAGGGTATTACACAAGCAAAGGATGCTGGGAAGGAACTTATGAAATTGAAAGTTGAAAAAATATACACTAGTCCAGTTCTAAGAGCATATCAGACTGCGCTTATCATTGGTGAAACCTTAGGAATTTTTCCAATAGTAGATCAAAGATTAAGAGAAAGATCCTTAGGAGAATTGAATAACACCACTTTTGATCCAAATGACCACTGGAAGTTGAAGGTCTTTAAAAAACAAATGGAGATTAAAGGTCTGGAAAGTTGGGAAGATATGACAAAGAGAATGAAAAACTTCCTCGAATCCGTTATAAATAAAGATAATAATGTAATAGCTGCTGTATCGCACTCCGATCCTATAAGAGCTATAGTTACGTACATACTTGATATGGACGATATCAGTGGATGGGGAGTGAGAATACCTAATGCTAGCTTGACTATCTTGAGATGTGAAAATAACATAGATAGTTGCAAAGTCCTTAGTATAGGTTCACCACTACTAACTCCACAAATACTATCGAAACTGAATATAAATATCAAAGCTTTTTAG
- a CDS encoding 16S rRNA methyltransferase, with amino-acid sequence MLKYSMHLNIVLLETSLELVPKEIVNHPAVIKNAKRRNKKPEETLLDISLHYHAMKSLENSHKRGRPDILHQALLVILTDPVIKGNLFIHTIQSKIIKVNPNMRPPKNYLRFIGLMEQLLKYGRIPINGNESLMEVTNLTLEEIAARYNLVVLSEKGEKINPEELCKLDEKWILGIGAFPHGDFSEKILSLAKKIYSISKFQLETQQVLCRIFSACNSILGWP; translated from the coding sequence ATGTTAAAATATTCTATGCATTTAAATATTGTCTTACTGGAAACTAGTCTAGAACTAGTCCCAAAAGAAATAGTTAATCATCCAGCTGTTATTAAAAACGCTAAAAGGAGGAATAAAAAACCAGAAGAGACTTTACTAGACATTTCCTTACATTATCATGCAATGAAAAGTTTAGAAAATAGCCATAAAAGAGGCAGACCTGATATTTTACATCAAGCCTTACTTGTAATTCTAACCGATCCAGTAATTAAAGGCAATCTGTTTATACATACTATACAATCTAAGATAATTAAGGTAAATCCCAATATGAGGCCACCTAAAAATTATTTGAGGTTTATAGGTTTAATGGAGCAACTATTGAAATATGGCAGAATCCCTATTAATGGCAATGAGAGTCTAATGGAAGTTACAAATCTTACGCTAGAGGAAATTGCGGCTAGATATAATTTAGTAGTGTTGTCAGAAAAGGGAGAGAAAATAAATCCAGAAGAACTCTGTAAGTTAGATGAAAAATGGATTTTGGGAATAGGAGCTTTTCCTCATGGAGACTTTTCTGAAAAAATTTTGAGTTTAGCTAAGAAAATCTATTCTATAAGCAAATTTCAGCTTGAAACACAACAGGTTTTATGCAGAATCTTTTCCGCCTGCAACTCTATTTTAGGTTGGCCTTAG
- a CDS encoding DUF371 domain-containing protein, which translates to MIAIDKIKIKGHYNIRGLHKTTLEITKDHYLTTRGDCIIGILANKGARDLSESFKKIARNDESFIYAVIRVKELFDIIHGRGSSKFTFENQNKIIFRKSTFIEGSTVMIRSDKAARDINREIINLLKTEVEGEVHILASDNPLEDKEILRIVVDLNPLSFT; encoded by the coding sequence TTGATAGCAATAGACAAGATAAAGATCAAGGGGCATTATAACATTAGAGGATTACATAAGACCACATTAGAAATAACTAAGGATCATTATCTTACGACTAGAGGAGACTGTATAATAGGAATATTAGCCAATAAAGGGGCAAGAGATCTAAGTGAAAGCTTCAAAAAGATTGCTAGAAACGATGAAAGTTTTATTTACGCGGTGATTAGGGTGAAAGAGCTCTTCGACATAATTCACGGTAGAGGTTCGTCTAAATTTACTTTTGAGAATCAAAATAAAATTATATTCAGAAAATCTACTTTTATAGAAGGATCAACAGTAATGATAAGGTCAGATAAAGCAGCAAGAGATATAAATAGAGAAATAATTAACTTGCTTAAAACTGAAGTTGAGGGAGAAGTTCATATTTTAGCATCTGACAACCCCCTTGAAGATAAAGAGATTCTTAGAATAGTCGTTGATCTTAACCCACTCAGTTTTACCTAA
- a CDS encoding D-aminoacyl-tRNA deacylase, producing MDIKLVYSTSDPVGLTIKKLGYRFEEIDEDVTDFHYKNGEAIVIFSRHESKASIPSLTVHYPGNPSEEVMGGEPKKLGIAYPRLLTSILREIKKIDLDIEKTMEATHHGPTYQNVPVIFVEIGSDKTYWTNERIVRTLVDSTLKGIDKVDEIDCRDYISGFGGPHYSKLFTKLADESCIGHVISKHYVDKLDDKVIIQAIANSVNNINKVVIDSLNSRQRERIIAALKSFDIYIQFR from the coding sequence ATGGACATTAAGCTAGTTTACTCTACTTCAGATCCAGTGGGTTTGACGATAAAAAAACTTGGATATCGTTTCGAAGAGATTGATGAAGATGTAACAGATTTTCACTACAAGAATGGTGAGGCTATAGTAATTTTTTCTAGGCATGAAAGTAAGGCAAGTATTCCCTCACTAACAGTACATTATCCTGGCAATCCATCTGAAGAAGTTATGGGTGGAGAGCCTAAAAAACTCGGAATAGCTTATCCTAGGCTACTTACTTCGATTTTAAGAGAAATTAAAAAAATAGATCTAGATATAGAGAAAACTATGGAGGCTACTCATCATGGCCCTACATATCAAAACGTACCAGTAATATTCGTAGAGATTGGTAGTGACAAGACGTATTGGACTAACGAGAGAATAGTCAGAACTTTAGTTGATTCAACTCTAAAAGGTATTGATAAGGTTGACGAGATAGATTGTAGAGATTACATTTCAGGTTTCGGTGGACCCCACTATTCTAAGCTTTTTACTAAGTTAGCTGACGAGAGTTGTATAGGCCATGTGATTTCTAAGCATTATGTCGATAAGTTGGATGACAAGGTTATAATTCAAGCTATAGCCAATTCTGTGAATAATATTAATAAAGTCGTTATCGATAGCTTAAACTCCAGGCAGAGAGAACGAATTATAGCGGCTCTAAAAAGCTTTGATATTTATATTCAGTTTCGATAG
- a CDS encoding YhbY family RNA-binding protein, with amino-acid sequence MYSQEIKDLIKKTRTERADIRIGKYSVTEGMINEIKRRLNEHKVIKIKIGIKEIDDRKEFAKRVAEMVGAKLIEVRGYTFILAKVDSNRQDKDQGAL; translated from the coding sequence ATGTACTCTCAAGAAATAAAGGATCTAATAAAGAAAACTAGGACTGAAAGGGCAGATATAAGAATAGGCAAATATAGTGTAACTGAAGGTATGATAAATGAAATAAAAAGGAGATTAAATGAACATAAAGTGATAAAGATAAAAATAGGAATTAAGGAAATTGATGATCGAAAAGAATTCGCAAAAAGAGTTGCAGAGATGGTTGGAGCTAAACTTATAGAGGTAAGAGGATATACTTTTATACTAGCCAAAGTTGATAGCAATAGACAAGATAAAGATCAAGGGGCATTATAA